Proteins from a genomic interval of Syngnathus typhle isolate RoL2023-S1 ecotype Sweden linkage group LG15, RoL_Styp_1.0, whole genome shotgun sequence:
- the LOC133168469 gene encoding neurobeachin-like has translation MPMTEEQRRQFSPGPRTTMFRIPEFKWSPMHQRLLTDLLFALETDVHVWRSHSTKSVMDFVNSNENIIFVHNTIHLISQMVDNIIIACGGILPLLSAATSPSTELENIEATQGMSSETAVTFLSRLMAMVDVLVFASSLNFSEIEAEKNMSSGGLMRQCLRLVCCVAVRNCLECRLRQRDRNCKSAGSKSQDGLHAAGTASKDPDRLLQDVDINRLRAVVFRDVDDSKQAQFLALAVVYFISVLMVSKYRDILEPQREMGRSASLSGRSIRHEINSPTSTEHPSSTLSQCDKQTAVTADDSSPRAGLPHTDSGIGEEGHTGGSLNGSETGREVDRERASGMGAQADLLCALSDVGRSHESLLDSPRNPDGRQAPPSSISGISHTNKGINVKEILKSLVAAPSDGSDSGQESGPTPYQPDPTLKSYPALPMQFHSFDRSVMVPAKKPPPGSLSVNTVGTPTAGGAASTPNIFAAAVTPKSMINTTGADSVVAAAAAFVNGATSKNLPAVQTVAPMPEDSLENMSAYCEVAQCALRSSQTPPELKSFSSLAGFQTTPRDAGQCFSITTKLERALEKVAPLLREIFVDFAPFLSRTLLGSHGQELLIEGLVCMKSSTSVVELVMLLCSQEWQNSIQKNAGLAFIELINEGRLLCHAMKDHIVRVANEAEFILNRQRAEDVHKHAEFESSCAQYAADRREEEKMCDHLIGAAKHRDHVTANQLKQKILNILTNKHGAWGTMSRSQLHDFWRLDYWEDDLRRRRRFVRNAFGSTHADVMLKSLDDYGSVDEHDGSVKSKKSFRSQSAVAQNPEADLMLEGDDDAVSLLQEKEMDNLAGPVVLSTPAQLVAPALMARGTLSVTTTEIYFEVDEDDPAFKKADAKVLAYSEGLHGKWMFSEIRAVFSRRYLLHNTGLEVFMANRTSVMFNFPDQATVKRVVYSLPRVGVGTSYGLPQARRISLATPRQLFKSSNMTQRWQRREISNFEYLMFLNTIAGRTYNDLNQYPIFPWVLTNYDCEELDLTLPGNFRDLSKPIGALNPKRAAFYADRYETWDEEGAPPDHYATLYSTAHSTLTWMLRIEPFTTFFLNTNQGKFDHAERTFSGVGRSWRNCQRDTADVTELIPEFYYLPEMFVNGNEYKLGVRDDGLPVSDVELPVWAKKAEDFVRINRMALESEFVSCQLHQWIDLIFGYKQRGPEAVRALNVFNFLSYEGAVNLDNLDAAQREVIEAQIQACGQIPSQLLIEPHPPRSSAMHLCFLPQSPLMFKDQMQQDVIMVLKFPSNSPVTHVAANTLPHLSIPAAVTVTCSRLFAVNRWHNTVGLRGAPGYSLEQAHHLPIEMDPLIANNSGTNKRQITDLVDQSIQINTHCFVVTADNRYILACGFWDKSFRVYSTETGKLTQIVFGHWDVVTCLARSESYIGGDCYIVSGSRDATLLLWYWSGRHHIIGDNPNNSEYPAPRAVLTGHDHEVACVSVCAELGLVISGAREGPCLVHTITGDLLRALEGPKLCRQPRLISVSSEGHCVIYYERGRFCNFSINGKLLAQMELNDSTRAVLLSSDGQNLVTGGDNGVVEVWQACDFKQLYIYPGCDAGIRAMDLSHDQRTLITGMASGSIVAFNIDFNRWHYEHQNRY, from the exons ATGCCCATGACAGAGGAGCAGAGGCGACAGTTCAGCCCTGGACCTCGCACCACTATGTTCCGCATCCCCGAGTTCAAGTGGTCGCCCATGCACCAGAGGCTGCTCACTGACCTCCTCTTTGCCTTGGAGACCGACGTGCATGTGTGGAGAAG CCACTCCACCAAGTCGGTGATGGACTTTGTCAACAGCAACGAGAACATCATCTTTGTGCACAACACCATCCATCTCATCTCCCAGATGGTGGACAACATCATCATCGCCTGCGGGGGCATCCTGCCGCTCTTGTCCGCTGCCACCTCGCCCTCC ACAGAACTGGAGAACATCGAGGCGACACAGGGCATGTCGTCGGAGACGGCTGTCACCTTCCTGTCGCGGCTGATGGCCATGGTGGACGTGCTGGTCTTCGCCAGCTCGCTCAACTTCAGCGAGATTGAGGCAGAGAAGAACATGTCCTCCGGCGGGCTCATGAGGCAATGCCTGCGACTGG TGTGCTGCGTGGCTGTGAGAAACTGCCTGGAGTGCCGGCTGCGGCAGCGCGATCGCAACTGCAAGTCGGCCGGCAGCAAGTCGCAGGATGGCTTGCATGCTGCTGGCACCGCCAGCAAG GACCCGGACCGCCTCCTCCAGGACGTGGACATCAACCGTCTGCGTGCGGTGGTTTTCAGAGACGTG GATGACAGCAAGCAGGCTCAATTCTTGGCTCTGGCCGTGGTCTACTTCATCTCTGTGCTGATGGTGTCCAAGTATCGAGACATCCTGGAGCCTCAGCGGGAGATGGGCCGATCAGCTAGCCTGTCCGGACGCAGCATCCGACACGAGATCAACTCACCCACCAGCACAG AGCACCCGTCCTCTACCTTGTCTCAGTGTGACAAGCAGACAGCCGTCACCGCAGATGACTCCTCACCCCGTGCTGGCCTGCCCCACACCGACTCGGGCATCGGCGAGGAGGGCCACACAGGCGGCTCCCTCAATGGCTCCGAGACGGGGCGGGAAGTGGACAGGGAGCGGGCCTCGGGCATGGGCGCCCAGGCCGACCTGCTGTGTGCTCTGTCGGATGTCGGCAGGTCGCACGAGAGCCTTCTGGACTCCCCCCGCAATCCCGATGGCAGACAGGCGCCGCCTTCGTCCATTTCCGGCATCAGCCATACCAATAAAGGCATCAACGTCAAG GAGATCCTGAAGAGCCTGGTGGCCGCTCCGTCGGATGGCAGCGACTCGGGCCAAGAGTCCGGGCCGACGCCATACCAGCCCGACCCCACCTTGAAGAGCTACCCGGCACTGCCCATGCAGTTCCACTCCTTTGATAG GAGCGTCATGGTCCCGGCAAAGAAGCCGCCACCCGGCAGCTTGTCCGTCAATACGGTGGGTACGCCCACCGCCGGGGGTGCCGCCAGCACGCCTAACATCTTTGCCGCCGCCGTGACACCCAAGAGCATGATCAATACCACAG GAGCAGACTCtgtggtggcggcggcagcagcgttTGTGAACGGCGCCACCAGCAAGAATCTGCCTGCCGTCCAGACGGTGGCGCCCATGCCTGAAGACAGCCTGGAGAACATGAG TGCCTATTGTGAGGTGGCGCAGTGTGCATTGCGCAGCAGTCAGACGCCTCCCGAGCTCAAGTCCTTTAGCTCCCTGGCCGGCTTCCAGACAACCCCCAGAGATGCAGGACAGTGTTTTAG CATCACCACCAAGCTGGAACGAGCGCTGGAGAAGGTGGCGCCGCTCCTGAGGGAAATTTTTGTTGACTTTGCGCCATTCCTATCGCGCACGCTCCTGGGGAGTCATGGGCAGGAGCTTCTCATTGAAG GTCTGGTGTGTATGAAGTCCAGCACGTCGGTGGTGGAACTGGTCATGCTGCTCTGCTCTCAG GAATGGCAGAATTCCATCCAGAAGAACGCGGGGCTGGCTTTCATTGAGCTTATCAACGAAGGAAG ACTGCTGTGTCACGCCATGAAGGATCACATTGTGCGTGTGGCCAACGAGGCCGAGTTTATCTTGAACCGCCAGCGAGCAGAAGACGTTCACAAGCATGCTGAGTTTGAG TCGAGCTGTGCCCAGTACGCGGCCGACCGTCGCGAGGAAGAGAAGATGTGCGACCACCTGATCGGTGCCGCCAAGCACAGAGACCACGTGACCGCCAaccagctcaagcagaagatccTCAACATCCTGACCAATAAGCACGGAGCCTGGGGCACCATGTCGCGGAG CCAATTGCACGACTTCTGGCGTCTGGACTACTGGGAGGACGACCTGCGCAGGAGGCGGAGATTCGTTAGAAACGCCTTTGGGTCCACACACGCCGACGTGATGCTCAAAAGTCTCGATGATTACG GCTCGGTCGACGAGCACGACGGCAGCGTCAAGTCCAAGAAGAGCTTCCGCAGTCAGTCGGCAGTGGCGCAGAACCCGGAGGCTGACTTAATGCTGGAAGGTGACGACGACGCCGTCAGCCTCCTGCAGGAGAAAGAAATGGACAACCTGGCAG GCCCGGTGGTACTGAGCACGCCGGCCCAGCTGGTGGCGCCGGCGCTGATGGCCCGCGGGACACTGTCGGTCACCACCACGGAGATCTATTTTGAGGTGGACGAGGACGACCCTGCCTTCAAGAAGGCTGACGCCAAG GTGCTGGCCTACTCGGAGGGTCTGCATGGCAAGTGGATGTTCAGCGAGATCCGAGCTGTATTTTCCAGACGCTACCTGCTGCACAACACAGGCCTGGAGGTCTTCATGGCCAACAGAA CCTCTGTGATGTTCAACTTTCCCGACCAGGCCACGGTCAAGCGGGTGGTCTACAGCCTGCCGCGGGTGGGCGTCGGCACCAGCTACGGTCTGCCCCAGGCCAG GCGGATCTCGTTGGCCACACCGCGTCAGCTCTTCAAGTCGTCCAACATGACGCAGCGGTGGCAGCGCCGGGAGATCTCCAACTTTGAGTACCTCATGTTCCTCAACACCATTGCAG GGAGGACGTACAACGACCTGAACCAGTACCCCATCTTCCCCTGGGTGCTGACTAACTACGACTGCGAGGAACTTGACCTCACCTTGCCCGGCAACTTCAGAGATCTCTCCAAG CCCATCGGCGCTCTCAACCCCAAGCGGGCCGCCTTCTACGCTGACCGCTACGAGACATGGGACGAGGAGGGTGCGCCACCCGACCACTACGCCACCCTTTACTCTACGGCGCACTCCACCCTCACGTGGATGCTCCGAATC gagcccttcaccaccttctTCCTCAACACCAACCAGGGAAAGTTCGACCACGCTGAGCGGACCTTCTCGGGTGTTGGCCGCTCTTGGAGGAACTGCCAGCGGGACACGGCGGACGTGACG GAGCTGATCCCGGAGTTCTACTACCTCCCTGAGATGTTCGTCAACGGCAATGAGTACAAGCTGGGCGTACGTGACGACGGGCTGCCCGTCAGCGACGTGGAGCTGCCCGTCTGGGCCAAAAAGGCCGAAGACTTTGTGCGCATCAACCGCATG GCGCTGGAGAGCGAGTTTGTGTCATGCCAGCTGCACCAGTGGATCGACCTGATCTTCGGATACAAGCAGCGGGGTCCCGAGGCCGTGCGGGCGCTCAACGTCTTCAACTTCCTGTCCTACGAGGGCGCCGTCAACCTGGACAACTTGGACGCGGCGCAGCGAGAG GTGATTGAGGCGCAGATTCAGGCTTGCGGGCAGATCCCCTCGCAGCTCCTGATCGAGCCGCACCCGCCCCGGTCTTCCGCCATGCATCTG TGTTTCCTTCCTCAGAGTCCTCTGATGTTTAAGGATCAGATGCAGCAGGACGTAATCATGGTGCTTAAGTTCCCGTCCAACTCTCCCGTCACGCACGTGGCTGCCAACACACTGCCTCACCTCAGCATCCCCGCCGCCGTCACCGTCACGTGCAGCCGCCTCTTTGCCGTCAACCGCTGGCACAACACCGTCG GCCTACGAGGTGCGCCGGGATACTCCCTGGAGCAGGCTCACCACCTTCCCATCGAGATGGATCCCCTCATAG CCAACAACTCGGGCACCAACAAGCGCCAAATCACGGACCTGGTGGACCAGAGCATCCAGATCAACACGCACTGCTTCGTGGTGACGGCCGACAACCGCTACATCCTGGCATGCGGCTTCTGGGACAAGAGCTTCCGGGTCTACTCCACCGAAACGG GGAAGCTAACGCAGATCGTCTTTGGTCACTGGGACGTGGTGACATGTCTGGCCCGCTCCGAGTCCTACATCGGAGGAGACTGCTACATTGTGTCCGGCTCTCGGGATGCCACGCTTCTGCTGTGGTACTGGAGCGGGCGGCACCACATCATCGGTGACAATCCCAATAACA GTGAATACCCCGCCCCACGGGCCGTCCTGACAGGACACGACCACGAGGTGGCGTGCGTGTCCGTCTGCGCCGAGCTGGGATTGGTCATCAGCGGGGCCAGAG AGGGCCCCTGCTTGGTGCACACCATCACGGGCGACCTCTTGAGGGCCCTCGAAGGCCCCAAGCTGTGCCGTCAGCCGCGTCTGATCTCGGTGTCCAGCGAGGGCCACTGCGTTATCTACTACGAGCGAGGACGGTTCTGCAACTTTAGCATCAATGGCAAGCTTCTGGCTCAGATGGAGCTAAACGACTCCACACGG GCTGTCCTGCTGAGCAGCGATGGGCAGAACCTGGTGACGGGTGGCGACAACGGCGTGGTGGAGGTGTGGCAGGCCTGCGATTTCAAGCAGCTCTATATCTACCCAGGATGCGATGCTGGCATTCGAGCCATGGACCTGTCACACGACCAGAG GACGCTGATCACTGGCATGGCGTCCGGCAGCATCGTGGCGTTTAACATCGACTTCAACCGCTGGCACTACGAGCATCAGAACCGCTACTGA